A window of Cupriavidus taiwanensis genomic DNA:
AGCAGCTTGAAGAAGGAACGAATCCGGGGCAAGGTCTATCCGTCACGGAACGATGCCAGGTCAGACGTGTTCGACTACATCGAGGTGTTCTACAACCGACAGCGCCGCCACGGGCACAATGGCGGCCTGTCTCCCATGGCTTTCGAGGAAGCTCACCCAACTCGATCGCTGTAACTGTCTACAGAACCGGGGACGTACCACTTCGTTGATCTATGAAAACGAGTGTATAAATTGTACGCATGCTGCAGCCTTGCCCGGCGATTACAAATAGGCAATCGGGCTCATTGCACCACTCTACCCAACGACTGGTCGGTCCTGACTCGGCCTACCCACCGAAACCCGCGCTGAGGCTTCAGCACCGTTGAGCGGGAAGCGCAATGTAAAGCGTGTCTTCCCATCCAAGCCGCTCACGGCTGACGCGTCGCCGCCATGGAGCTCCATGATCGACAGGACGATGGCCAGGCCCAGCCCCGTGGACTGTGACGAGTTGGATCTCGCCCTATCCCCACGGAAGAACCGATCAAAGATGAGGGAAAGTTCCCGCTCCGGGATTGGGTCTCCAACGTTCGTGATGTCGATGCAACAATGTGCCGCTTCGCGGCGCACCACCAGATCTATCATCGAATTCGGCCACGCATGACGGACCGCATTTGACAGAACATTGTTGATCGCACGCTGGAACAGAATGGCATCAGCGACCAGGGTGGCATCCCCGCTTACCCTGATTACGACGCTTCGCTCCTCTGCAAGCACCGAAAAGTAGGCGGACAACTTGCGAAGTTCTGCATTCAACTGGAGTTCCGTCAACTCGAGCGCCACATTGGCACTGTCAGCTCGCGCGAGGAACAACATCGCATCGATCATCCTCGCAAGTCGCTGGTATTCGACCAGGCTTTCCTCCACCAAGGCGACATACTCGGGCCCGGTGCGGTCTCGTGACAAGGCGACCTCGGCATGTCCAATGAGGTTGTTAAGCGGCGTGCGCAAATCATGGGCAAGATCGGCGGAGAACCGCGACAGCTTCTGATAACCATCCTCGAGGCGTTGCAGCATCGCATTGAACGCAGAGGCGATATCACGCACTTCGGTGGGCTTGGGTGGCATGTCCACCCGGTAGCTCAGCCGTTCCACACTGATCCGGTTGATCTGCTTGATAAGTACGTGCGCCGGCTCCAGCTCACGGCGCGTAATGGCCGCCCCCACCAGGGCCGTCAATATCACACCGACGGTGGTACCAAGCACGAGCGTCGTCCGGAATCGCGCAGTCACCTGCTTCCTGTCCTCGCCAGACTTCGCCACGAACACCGTCGCCCGCGTACCGTCTCGCCCCAACACCGCATCGGCGGACTGGAACATGAGCGATGACTTTCCCGTGACCGCCGCTTGGTCAGTGCCTTCCAGCAATGCATCGTTGCCCGTGCGAAACAAAAGCCGGCCATCCAGCGCCGTGACGCGAACGATGAGGTCCGAGTAACCTCGCACCAGATCATCGAAGCGATGCTGCGCCGCCGGGACGCCCTGCACCCCGTCCACCTCGCGCAAGAAATGCTCGACCTGTTCGAGTTTTCCCTTTACAACCTCATCGTCTCTGGCCTCGAGTTGCGCGGCGAGCGAGTAGTAAGCAAAGGCGCCCATGCTGGCCAGCGCGATAGACAGTACCAATGCAAAGAAGAGCCCAAGCCGCCTCGTCAGTGACAGCGGGGTTATCGAAGTCCCGGGCCTCATTCCGTCACCGGCCGCGCTCTGGGTCGAGGACATAGCCCATTCCCCGTACGGTATGGATCAGCTTTTGATCGAAGGGATCATCCACCTTGGATCTCAGGCGCCGGATCGCGACGTCAACGACATTGGTATCCGTGTCGAAGTTGACGTCCCAGACCTGGGACGCGATCGTGGTTCGCGACAGCACCTCCCCTCTCCGGCGCATGAGCAGGTGCAACAGCGAGAACTCCTGATTCGTCAATTCAATGCGGGTAGTTCCCCGGAATACCCGCCTTCCAAGCACGTCGATGTCCAGATCGGCAATGCGCAATCGCTCGGACTCCTTCGAGGTGCTTTGGCGCAAGCAACGCCGGATACGGGCAAGGAGCTCGGCAAAGGCGAAGGGCTTGACCAGGTAATCGTCTGCCCCCAACTCGAAGCCTCTGACACGATCCGCCACATCATCCAGCGCCGTCAGAAACAGTACGGGTGTCTCGGACTTGGATCGA
This region includes:
- the czcS gene encoding sensor histidine kinase CzcS; amino-acid sequence: MRPGTSITPLSLTRRLGLFFALVLSIALASMGAFAYYSLAAQLEARDDEVVKGKLEQVEHFLREVDGVQGVPAAQHRFDDLVRGYSDLIVRVTALDGRLLFRTGNDALLEGTDQAAVTGKSSLMFQSADAVLGRDGTRATVFVAKSGEDRKQVTARFRTTLVLGTTVGVILTALVGAAITRRELEPAHVLIKQINRISVERLSYRVDMPPKPTEVRDIASAFNAMLQRLEDGYQKLSRFSADLAHDLRTPLNNLIGHAEVALSRDRTGPEYVALVEESLVEYQRLARMIDAMLFLARADSANVALELTELQLNAELRKLSAYFSVLAEERSVVIRVSGDATLVADAILFQRAINNVLSNAVRHAWPNSMIDLVVRREAAHCCIDITNVGDPIPERELSLIFDRFFRGDRARSNSSQSTGLGLAIVLSIMELHGGDASAVSGLDGKTRFTLRFPLNGAEASARVSVGRPSQDRPVVG
- the czcR gene encoding heavy metal homeostasis two-component system response regulator CzcR, with product MRVLVVEDEPRTAEYLQKGLSESGFVVDIANNGGDGLHMAEETDYDVIILDVMLPGMDGWTVIKSIRSKSETPVLFLTALDDVADRVRGFELGADDYLVKPFAFAELLARIRRCLRQSTSKESERLRIADLDIDVLGRRVFRGTTRIELTNQEFSLLHLLMRRRGEVLSRTTIASQVWDVNFDTDTNVVDVAIRRLRSKVDDPFDQKLIHTVRGMGYVLDPERGR